GCGTGTCGCCGCAGCGGTAAATGACGAGCCTGATGTGTTTAAGGTCGATCTCCTTTGGACCGTGGTTGAGCACATTGAAGAGCTCACCGGAAAGAAATACCAAGACAACAAAGAAGCCTTCAGGGTTATTACCGACCATATTCGCGGCGCGGTCTTTATGATCGGCGACGGCATTTTGCCTGGCAACAGTGAGCAGGGCTACTTTGTGCGCCGCTTGCTTCGTCGTGCAGTACGCTACGCAGACATCCTTGAGATTCCGGCTGGGAAGTTCCCAAACCTCGCTGAAAGTGTGATCGGAAAATACGAAGAGCACTACACCAATCTCGCCGAAAAGCGCGAAGCGATCAAAGACGCTATCGCCACAGAAGAAGCACAGTTCCGCAAGACACTTGAGAATGGACTCAAGCAGTTCAATAAGATCGAGCTGCAGATCCATATCACAAAGGAAGAACTCGACAAAGCAAAGGAGACGGGCGAGAAGATTGTCGGTACAAAGGAGAACACCAAAAAGGCGATCTCAGCTAAAAATGCCTTTGATCTCTTTACGACGTTTGGTTTCCCGATCGAGCTGACCGAAGAAATTGCTGCAGAAAAAGGACTTGTCGTAGATCGCGCTGGCTTTGAGAAGCTGATGGAAGAACATCGTGAAAAGTCACGGGCTGGTTCGGAGCAGAAGTTTAAGGGTGGACTGGCAGATCAAGGTGAAAAAACCGTGCAGTACCACACCACGACCCACCTCATGCTGGCGGCACTGCGCAACATCCTTGGCGATCATGTGCATCAAGCCGGCAGCAACATCACCGGCGAACGTCTCCGCTACGACTTCACACACCCTGAGAAAGTAGAGAAGGAAACACTTGAGAAAGTAGAAGGGTGGGTGAATCATGCGATCCAAACTGGTGGTAAGGTCACAATTGAAACAATGAAACGTGACGACGCTGAAAAAGATCCTTCAATTGAAGGTAGTTTCTGGGACCGCTATCCTGATGAAGTAAAGGTGTATGTCGTGACCGGAAATGACGGTACCGTATTCTCGAAAGAACTTTGCGGCGGACCCCACGTACAGGAGCTCGCTGACATCAAAGGCACTTTCAAGATCCAGAAGGAAGAATCCTCCTCTGCTGGGGTCCGCCGCATCAAGGCGGTGTTGGTAGATGAGTAGTAGTTCAGATTATTGATGCGAAAAAACATTCGTGCTATGACAGTCAATGGAACAGAACATTTACCAGGAGAAATTCAGTGGATGCGAGCAACAAAGAAGGTATCGAAAAAGTTATTTTGAAGGATGTACCTGAGGGAAGTATCGTGTGTACTGGAACAAGCTTCTATAAGCGAGGAGGTAAGTACCTAGGTGGCATTGCACTATATCCGGTCGTACAAATTGGTAACGAGTGGTGTCACCTGAATGAGCCTGGACGTTGTACTTTGAATCAAGAATCACCAGTAGAAGTCATCACGGATCCAATTGAAATTGTCAGGCACGTCTATCGACGAGGAGGCCGGATTTGCGATTCATGAGCCACAGACTTGAACCCTGTCATATCAGGGTTCATTTTTTGTTAATCCACTTATCTGGCGGGCGGGCTTCGCCCGCCCGCCAGTTTTATTGCTATACTTAGGTTATGTCATTTTTTGGGCTTGGGAAACCAAGTGATCGTTACGGCGTTATCATAGACGTTGGTTCTGGTAGTGTGCTGACAGCAATCGTGCACTCTAGTCCAAAACAAAAACACCCACAGATCGTTTGGTCGCAACGTGAACACGCACCACTGCGCAATGTCGACTCTCTCGAACAGAGTGCCAAGGCGGTCATGACCGCACTCGTAAACTCAAGCATGCTCCTTGATACTGAAGGTCGTACTGCGCTGCGAGAGTACAATCCCGACGCAAAACTCACCGAGCTCCAATGCAGCATCTCTGCACCGTGGTCATACACCGTCACAAAAACCATCAACTACAAGCAAGAAAAACCGTTTACGATCACTGAGGAGCTTATCGAAGAACTCACTCATTCACTCCAACAAAAGATCGATAATGAGATCCGAGAAAATGAGGCAATGCAAAACCTAGGTCTGCAAGTGATCACCAGGGCCACCATGGACAGCCTTTCAAACGGCTACCGAGTAGAGGATCCGATCGGGGAAGAAGCCAAGGAGTTCTCGATCTCTCAGGGTAGTGTGGTTGCGCAAAACTACCTTATCGATGCGCTTGATGAAATGCGCGATAAACTTTTCCCAACAACAACTGGGAAAAAGCTCTCTTTCATTCTCATGCTGTTCAGTGTTACTCGCGAGCTACTACCGAAAACATACGATATCTGCCTTGTCGACGTAACCTACGAGGCGACCGAGATCGGAGTAGTTCGTGATGGCACACTGTCGTACTGCACCCACACACCATTTGGCTCATTTTCACTAGCCCGCGAGATCTCAGCGATCACAAATGTGCCACTACACGAAGCATTTGGCTACCTCCACACTGACAAGCCTCTGGCGTTTATGGAAGCATTATCTGCGGAGCAGAGGAAAGGTGTGGACGCAGCGATTGAAGCTTACATTGAAAAACTCAGCGCACTCTTTAGAGAAACGGGTGACGCACTCTCCATTCCGAAGAAGATCTCACTACATGCCGATCTGAAAAGCGAGCCGCTTTTTACTGGCTTGATCATGAAGGCAGCGAAAAGAAACCTTAAATCTGAACCAATAATTACCCCGATCTCGGGCAAAATCATTGAAATGACCTACGCTGAATCAACCAAGAAGACCACTCAGGTAGTTACCGGAGACACCGCACTCCTTCTCTCGGCCCAGTTTTTCCACAAACGCAAGCCGCGTGAGACTTTCGAGTACTTCTAAGCGCTATACTGTACAATATACGTATGACACAAAAATGGAACCTACAGGACATTCGTCCAGCAGAACCACGGAAGCGTCGACCCGCACCACGGCCGATGAACCAAGAAGAACGACCAAAAGCGCCACCGATGGAAAAGCGCGAGAATATTCCTGAAATTGTTATTGAAGACGGACGAAAGAATTCGTCAAAGCGACTTTGGATATCTATTCTTATCTTTGCAGTGATCGTTGGAGGTGCTGTCGCCCTCAGTGCCATGATGGCCAAGACCGAGATAACCGTCTACCCAGAACACCGCGAACCAAACGTCAGTGCAGAATTCACTGCCTATCCTGACAAGCGAGACAACGCACTGAGTTATGAGATCTTGACCCTAGAATCAACCAGCGAAAGCCAAGTGAAAGCAACCGGTCAAGTACAGGTTGAAGAGCAAGCCACCGGCATGATCGAGATCAAAAAGACAACTCCTGGCGCCGAGCGACTCATCAAAAATACTCGTTTCCGCACCCCCGACGGCTTGGTCTACCGTATCCAAGAATCAGTAGTGGTTCCAGGTTCAGTCACTAGCGAAACCGGTGCAAATATGCCAGGCACCATCCAAGCGGAAGTATTTGCTGACGACGTTGGCGAAGAATACAACGTTCCAGCTGGCACAACCTTTGATATTCCAGGCTTTGAAGAAAATGGTCTTATGGATCTCTACAACACCATTTCAGCCACTGCAGCTACAGATCTCTCCGGCGGCTTCAGCGGACCGCAGTTTCAGATAGATGAAGGCGAGCTACAAACTGCACGACAAAAACTCCAAGTAGACCTTCGCAACACACTCTTAGCACGAATCGAAAATGAACGCCCAGCAGATTTCATCGCGTTTCCAGGGGCAGTTGCTGTTACGTACAATCAACTTCCGGCTGTTGAGTACGGCAATGAACTCGTCACTATTCGAGAGCAAGCCATCCTTCAGATCCCGCTGTTCCAAGCGACGGAGTTCGGTTCATTTCTTGCTAAAGAAACAATCCCAACCTACGAAGGAGATCCGGTCCGTGTTGAAGACCCATCTGTACTAACATTCATGTATACCTCAGCAACCACAAGCTCGAGCGTCATCGCGAATGAGCCTTCGCTCACTTTTAAACTCACTGGTAAGCCGCTCCTCATCTGGGAATACGACCCTGAAATGATGGCCGAAAACCTGGCTGGATTGCCAAAGACAGCAATTCACAATGCAACCCGTGATTATCCTGGAATTATTGGAGCACGCGTACACATGACCCCATTCTGGAAGCGCGCTTTCCCAGAAGACCCGACTGAAATAATCGTGATCGAAGAATTGAAGGATCCAGCTGAGCTCACAACTGAATAATGCTTGAAATATAGGAAAGAAACTGTTGACGACACGTAGTAATTTTGGTAGACTCACCCTCGTTTAATGGATCAAGAGACATCAACGGTTAAGGACGATTTGGTATACGGTATTGTCGATGAGGCACTGCCGAATGCCCTTTTTCGTGTCACCGTAGAAGGGGAAGAAGAGCCCGTTCTCGCATATCTCTCTGGGAAAATGCGACGATTCCGGATTCGCGTACTCGTTGGCGACAAAGTCGGGATGGTAACCGATCCATACGGAGGTAAAGCACGCATTACGAAGCGCCTCTAAAACAAAAAAATATTATTAAGTATGAAAGTACGTTCATCAGTTAAAAAAATGAGCCCGGATGACAAGATCGTGAAGCGACGAGGCGTCGTGTATGTCATCAACAAACGGAAACCACGACATAAGCAACGACAAGGCTAATCTATGAGAATTTCAGGTATCACTATCCCTGACGAGAAGCATCTGTCATACGCCCTTACAGCGGTGTATGGTATCGGCCTTTCTCGTGCTAAGGATATTCTCGACGAACTTTCGATCGAGCACACCAAGAAGCCAACTGAACTTACGACTGACGAAGAAAACGCCATTCGTGAAAAAGTTGAAGGCTTCCAAATCGAGGGGGAACTGAAGCGTCAAGTTTCAGCCAACATCAAGCGTCTGAAGGACATCGGTTCATACCGAGGTTCACGTCATGCCAAGCGCCTTCCAGCGCGTGGACAGCGCACCAAGACCAACGCTCGCACACTTAAGGGTGTGAAGAAGACTATGGGTAGCGGTCGCCGTAAGCTCGAAAAGACCTAAAATTATCAGCTAGTTTCATTGTATTTGATATATGGGAAAGAAACGAATCATGAAGAAGAGCGGCGGCTCAGATGTAGCTGGTACTTCACGAGCACTCAATCGCATTCCAAAGCGAAAACTCGCTGTTGGAAAGCTCAATATTCTCGCCACCTTCAACAACACACTCGTGACACTTTGCGATGCAAAGGGAAACGCAGTGATGTCAGCATCAAGTGGTGCTCTTGGCTTCAAGGGCTCACGCAAAAGTACTCCTTTCGCAGCTGCGAAAGTGGGTGAAATTATTGGTGAAAAGGCTCAACAGATGGGTATGAAGGAGGCTGATGTGGTCATCCGTGGCGTTGGCGCTGGTCGCGAATCTGCACTCCGTGCATTCGCCGGCAAAGGCATCAGCGTGACCAAGATCACTGACCAGACTCCAGTTCCATTTAACGGCCCACGTGCTCCTAAGGCGCGTCGCGTATAGTAATTTGCCTATGAAAATTGGACCAAAATTCAAAATCGCCAAGCGCCTCGGGGCTCCTATCTTTGAAAAGACCCAGTCTGCAAAGTTCGAACTCTCACTCGCTCGTGGCACAAACGCTCGCCGTGGACGTCGCCCAGGGCAGATGTCTGACTACAAGCGTCAGCTCATCGAAAAGCAGAAGATGCGCTTTACCTACGGCATCTCTGAAAAGCAGCTTCGTCGCTACGTTGACGAAGCAGTTGAGAAGAGTCACCAGCCAGTGGCACTTCTTATGGATCGTCTAGAATCACGTCTTGATAACGTGATCTACCGCATGGGTCTTGCTAAGACTCGCCGTCTCGCTCGCCAGATCGTGTCACATGGACACATCTGTGTGAACGGCAAGAAGATGACCATTCCTTCACACCGAGTTAAGGTTGGCGATGTCGTGTCTATCCGTGAGGGTAGCCGTCAGACCGGACTCTTTGTGAACCTAAGCGAAACCCACGAAGCAGCGGGTGTGCCAGCTTGGGTCACGTTCGACGTAAAGAAAATGGAAGGCACCATGAAGTCTGCAGCAGTTTACAATCCAGCCGAGAGTCTGTTCGACCCTGAGCAAGTAATGGAATACTACAGTCGATAAGGATTGAGAGGATTACAAAAATAATTTCATTCAAGATTATGTTGGAAACAAATGTAACACTCCCATCAAAGCCACGTGTGGTATCTGAAGAAGATAACCGCGGTATCTTTGAGATCGACGGCCTCTATCCAGGGTATGGCCACACACTCGGTAATTCACTACGACGCATCATCCTTTCGTCACTGCCAGGAGCAGCGATCACACAGGTGAAGATCGATGGTGTTGAACACGAATTCTCTACACTCAGCGGAGTGAAGGAGGACGTGATCACTATCCTCCTCAACCTACGCCGTGTTCGTCTCAACCTGCACAGCGATGAGCCAATGACCATTGCACTCAAGAAGAAGGGAACTGGTGTCGTGACCGCTGCTGATATTGAGTGTCCTTCACAAGTTGAAGTCCTTAATGGAGACCAGCAGATCGCTGAGATCACTAACAAGAGCACTGAGCTCGTTATTGAAATGACAGTGGAGCGTGGCCTCGGTTACGTGCCACGCGAGGTGCATCAGAAGGACAAAGTAGAGATCGGCACTATTGCAATGGACGCAGTCTTTACTCCGATCCGACGCGCTAACTACGAAGTAGAAAACATGCGTGTTGGTGACCGAACGGACTACAACCGCTTGCGCGTCATCATTGAGACAGACGGAACATACTCAGCCCGTGAGGCGCTGGAGAAGTCTATCGAGATCATGATCCACCAGCTTAAGTCGATCATTGGCTTCCAAGAAGAAGTCACGACCGCTGCAGCACCGGTGGTTGAAAAAGAAGCTGAAGCTTCAGAAGCTCCAGATCAGGAAGTTCTGAAGACTCGCATTGAAACACTTGACCTTACCAGCCGCACACTACAGGCTCTCGAAGAAGCGTCTATCCGCACTATCGGAGGCCTCGTGCGTAAGAAGACAAATGACATCCTTGCTCTAGACGGCATCGGACCAAAGGGACTTGATGAAATTCAAGAGCTCCTTGGGAAGATGGGTCTGAAGCTTGAAGAATAACGCCTATGCGACACGCTAATAACACCCGCACGCTCAGCCGAACCCGCAGTCAGCGCACCGCGCTCGTCCGCGGCTTGGCGGTGTCTCTCATTCGTGACGGTCAGATCAAGACAACCCTTGCGAAAGCGAAAGAGCTCCAGCCAAACATTGAGCGTCTCATTACAAACGCTAAGAAAGACAGCGTTTCTGCTCGCCGCCTCGCAGCTTCAAAGCTCGGCGAACCTAGCGAGACCATTATCAAGAAGCTCTTCACTGAGATCGCGCCAAAGATGGCTGATCGAAATGGAGGCTACACCCGCGTTGTGAAACTTGGTCGAACTTCACCAGGACGCGATGAAGCGATCATTGAGTTCGTCTCATAATTTTGCGTATGACAACTACTGAAAACACCACTCGCATTCACACCATCGATGCAGCAGGAAAGCGTCTTGGAAAGATCGCGACTGAAGCCGCTACCGTGCTCATGGGCAAGGACCAAGCAACCTTCGCCAAGCACATTATTGAAGATGTGCGAGTAGAGATCCAGAATGTCAGCAAGATGGACATCCCTGAAAAGAAGAAGGGGGAGATCTATCAGAGCTATTCTGGCTACCCAGGCGGACGCAAGACTGAAACCTTGGAACACCTCGGTGAACGTCTTGGCTACGCTGAAGTAGTACGCCGCACTGTTCGTGGCATGCTTCCAAAGAACACCCACCAGGATCGTCTTATGAAGCAACTAATCGTTTCTGAATAATCGTATGTCTGCAACTAAAACCGTGTACGTAGAAGGAATCGGACGTCGTAAGACTGCCACCGCTCGCGTACGACTTACCCCAGCTTCAAAGACTGAGATCATCGTAAACGACAAGCCAGTCGCTGAGTACTTCCAGAATCTTTCACACCAGAAGGATATCCAGTCAGTACTCGACACGAAAGACGCTGGGATCCAGGATTACACCATCACTGCAAAGGTGCTTGGTGGCGGTATCTCAGCTCAGGCTGAAGCGATCCGACTCGGTATTGCTCGCGCCCTCGTGAAGGAAAAGGCTGACCGCCGAAGCGCCCTCAAAGCTGAAGGCTTCCTCATGCGAGACCCGCGTTCTGTTGAACGTAAGAAGTTTGGTCTCCGCAAGGCTCGTAAGCGACCAGCTTGGAGTAAACGATAAAGACTTATCGTTTACTCTGGTCCTGACGCCAGTCAGGAATTCCCGATGCCGTCTAGGCAAGGGAATAGGAGGACAAAGCGATAAGCTTTCAAAAATCTTATTACAAAAAGCCCCTCTGGGGCTTTTTGTGTACTCTAGCAATAGAGCCAGTTGTGTGATTTTATACATGAAATGAGTAGTAAAAAGTTCACACGCACCAAAGAAGACTTCACTTGTGAAAAGTGCGGCTTTTTTGTGGAAGGGAACGGATACACCAATCACTGTCCAAAATGTCTCTGGAGTAAACATGTAGATGTAAATCCCGGCGACCGAGCCGCTTCCTGCCAAGGGCTTATGGAGCCAATACGAGTTGAAACAAAAGGAGATGTATACACCATCACGCACCGCTGTACGATCTGCAACTATGAGAAACGAAATAAAACTACTGCTCAGGATGATTTTGACGCAATACTCAAAATTGTGACAACACCAAGAGAATAGTCATCGGTTCTGATACAATATTCAGAACATGCCTAAGAAAGAACTCGTCGATTATATTGAAGCAGAACTTGCAAAAGGAAATTCGGTCGAAGCAACTGCCAATAAGCTACTGCAAGTAGGATGGTCCGAACCAGACATCACAGCTGCGTTCGACTACCTCTTTCCACATGCTACTGAGAGCACTGCCCCTGTTCCGCCACCAGCTCATATCCCGACCAGCCCGTCCGTATTCACACCACCGGCACAACCAATGGCGACAACTTCAAAGTTCACTACACTCGAATTTACTTTACTAACTTTCATAGTCACAATTAGCGTAGAGCTCATTACTTCTCTAGCCTTCCACTTTTTTGGGTACTATGTTCTTGGCTCAGTCGTTTTTCTTCCCGTCTTAGTACTTACAGGCATAGTCTACCTCTCCTATGGCGTCCTTAGCTTTGTACTGTTTAAACACGCGCACCAATCAGAAAACCGACGTACCGCAAAACTTTGTTACGTCGCAGCGATCTTACTGGCCGGAAAATCTCTCGTCCAAATATGGTCTCTGGTTTTGTCTACGCTAATGGGATTAGCCTATTGACATTGAATCAGACTATCGTACTGTATCGACCAGTAGTACGCAGACACACCACAGGAGGTGAAGATTGAACATACTACTGTTTGAAGATGACTTTTCGTGGCAAAGGCTGCTGCAAATAGAGCTTGAAGAAGAAGGACACTCCGTGACAGTCTATGGAGACGGCAGCGTCCTGCGCGACCCAAGTTTCAACATCGACAAGTTCGATGTGGTGATCACCGACATGGAAATGCCAGTCGATGATGGGAGCGTAGTCATTGAACTCGTGACTACGAGAGATGCAGAGCTACCGATCCTGCTCCACAGTTTTCACTACGATGGGTTCTTCGGCGGGGAACTGTGGCAACTGGCCGACATCTCTGGCAAGTACCCCTCAGTGACCTACCATGAAAAGCAAGTCGGCAACACTGATTACATCTACGAATTCCTCGAGCAGGTCGAACAGATGTACGACTGAACAGCGGCCGGGCGCAAGCGCCCGGCCTTTTTGATTCTCAATAGTATTGACAAAACACATTATTACAGTATATTTCTAAACAGGTTACAGGCATAAAGCCTGTTTTTTGTACCAAGACAAGGAGTAGACAAATGACCAAACTCGTTGGACATCTTCTGGCTCGCTTCATTCAATTCGGCATCATTATCGTGGCTGCATTCATGGCAGTGGCAGTTTTTGATGCTGACATTATCTCGAGCATACGCACACTGCTGCCAAGCACTGTAATTGATACCACCTTCACTGCAAGGGCAATGATCTTCCCTTTTGTAATGATCATTGCTGTCATCATTTGGTGGTCCATTGAATACAACAGTCAAGCAGAGGAGAGAGTAACTCAGTCAGTGACTGAAAAAGATCTGAAAAGACTCAATGAAGAATTCAACGAGTTCAGACACACCGCTTCCGCTAAGGAAGCAGCTCTGCAAACAACAGTAAAATCTCTTCGGAGTCAGTTGGAGGTTTCGGCTCTACCCAGAAACATGGAGGAGTTTGCTGCATATATCGCCGGCAGCGTGAGCGGACTCACGAGCGCTGTCGATTCGTTCGGCGACTTGATCCGCGAGACCAGAGCCCGCGAAGCAACGCTCGCTGAAGGCCAAGAGGCATTCAACGAACGAGCTCGGGCGCTTCTCAAGGCCATAGGCGGCGATGAATCTGCCAGCAAGTCCTTCGACGACATGCCAGGAGTGCGCATGGAAGAAATGTCTGCGGAAATTTACGCAGACATCATGACTGCACTCAGGATGCTGAAGAAACCGTACGAGGCAAATGACCTCGACAGCATCCTCGACACCGCCTTCGAAACCGCCGAGTCTGCCCAAACGCTCTACAAGAACAAGAGCTTGCCGCTCGTTGTCTACATCAGCATCATCTGGGCCGTCGGGTACATCTTCGACGAGCACAAGGATGACGATGAAGATATCGACGACAACGGAAAAACGCTCTACATGAGCGCCGAAAAGATCTTGCCGGCACTGTGTGCGATCAGATAACAAGTTCCTAAAGACACCGCCGCGCCAATTTATTGGCGCGGCTTTTTGTTGCCTGTGTCACAATCGCTCACACGTCTTTACACGCAACTTTTTTCGATTTATAATGCGCGACGTATGGTGCATGAAAACAATGAAGACACAGATATTGAGGTAGAAACCACCAACGAAGAAACTGGATTTGAAGAAACTGAATTAGCAGAAGAAGAAGAGCAAGGTAAGGATAAGATCAAGAAATT
Above is a window of Candidatus Nomurabacteria bacterium DNA encoding:
- a CDS encoding DNA-directed RNA polymerase subunit alpha; this encodes MLETNVTLPSKPRVVSEEDNRGIFEIDGLYPGYGHTLGNSLRRIILSSLPGAAITQVKIDGVEHEFSTLSGVKEDVITILLNLRRVRLNLHSDEPMTIALKKKGTGVVTAADIECPSQVEVLNGDQQIAEITNKSTELVIEMTVERGLGYVPREVHQKDKVEIGTIAMDAVFTPIRRANYEVENMRVGDRTDYNRLRVIIETDGTYSAREALEKSIEIMIHQLKSIIGFQEEVTTAAAPVVEKEAEASEAPDQEVLKTRIETLDLTSRTLQALEEASIRTIGGLVRKKTNDILALDGIGPKGLDEIQELLGKMGLKLEE
- a CDS encoding alanine--tRNA ligase, with the translated sequence MTGNDIRKKYLAFMAEKGHAVVPSAALVPDNDPTTLFTGSGMQPMVPYLLGETHPKGVRIADSQKCFRAEDIEEVGDNRHTTFFEMLGNWSFGDYFKEEQVNWMFDFLVDELGLDPNKLYITVFGGDEASGVPMDEDAPAYWQKRFTEKGIDAGIAHVGSEEDGYERGMKEGERIFYYNAKKNWWSRAGVPQNMPVGEPGGPDSEMFYDFGTPHDPKWGKHCHPNCDCGRFMEIGNNVFMQYVKKGEGKFEELKNRNIDFGGGLERVAAAVNDEPDVFKVDLLWTVVEHIEELTGKKYQDNKEAFRVITDHIRGAVFMIGDGILPGNSEQGYFVRRLLRRAVRYADILEIPAGKFPNLAESVIGKYEEHYTNLAEKREAIKDAIATEEAQFRKTLENGLKQFNKIELQIHITKEELDKAKETGEKIVGTKENTKKAISAKNAFDLFTTFGFPIELTEEIAAEKGLVVDRAGFEKLMEEHREKSRAGSEQKFKGGLADQGEKTVQYHTTTHLMLAALRNILGDHVHQAGSNITGERLRYDFTHPEKVEKETLEKVEGWVNHAIQTGGKVTIETMKRDDAEKDPSIEGSFWDRYPDEVKVYVVTGNDGTVFSKELCGGPHVQELADIKGTFKIQKEESSSAGVRRIKAVLVDE
- the rplQ gene encoding 50S ribosomal protein L17, with amino-acid sequence MRHANNTRTLSRTRSQRTALVRGLAVSLIRDGQIKTTLAKAKELQPNIERLITNAKKDSVSARRLAASKLGEPSETIIKKLFTEIAPKMADRNGGYTRVVKLGRTSPGRDEAIIEFVS
- a CDS encoding uL13 family ribosomal protein — encoded protein: MTTTENTTRIHTIDAAGKRLGKIATEAATVLMGKDQATFAKHIIEDVRVEIQNVSKMDIPEKKKGEIYQSYSGYPGGRKTETLEHLGERLGYAEVVRRTVRGMLPKNTHQDRLMKQLIVSE
- the infA gene encoding translation initiation factor IF-1, which encodes MDQETSTVKDDLVYGIVDEALPNALFRVTVEGEEEPVLAYLSGKMRRFRIRVLVGDKVGMVTDPYGGKARITKRL
- a CDS encoding RNHCP domain-containing protein, with amino-acid sequence MSSKKFTRTKEDFTCEKCGFFVEGNGYTNHCPKCLWSKHVDVNPGDRAASCQGLMEPIRVETKGDVYTITHRCTICNYEKRNKTTAQDDFDAILKIVTTPRE
- the rpsI gene encoding 30S ribosomal protein S9 — translated: MSATKTVYVEGIGRRKTATARVRLTPASKTEIIVNDKPVAEYFQNLSHQKDIQSVLDTKDAGIQDYTITAKVLGGGISAQAEAIRLGIARALVKEKADRRSALKAEGFLMRDPRSVERKKFGLRKARKRPAWSKR
- the rpsK gene encoding 30S ribosomal protein S11: MKKSGGSDVAGTSRALNRIPKRKLAVGKLNILATFNNTLVTLCDAKGNAVMSASSGALGFKGSRKSTPFAAAKVGEIIGEKAQQMGMKEADVVIRGVGAGRESALRAFAGKGISVTKITDQTPVPFNGPRAPKARRV
- the rpsD gene encoding 30S ribosomal protein S4 is translated as MKIGPKFKIAKRLGAPIFEKTQSAKFELSLARGTNARRGRRPGQMSDYKRQLIEKQKMRFTYGISEKQLRRYVDEAVEKSHQPVALLMDRLESRLDNVIYRMGLAKTRRLARQIVSHGHICVNGKKMTIPSHRVKVGDVVSIREGSRQTGLFVNLSETHEAAGVPAWVTFDVKKMEGTMKSAAVYNPAESLFDPEQVMEYYSR
- the rpmJ gene encoding 50S ribosomal protein L36 — protein: MKVRSSVKKMSPDDKIVKRRGVVYVINKRKPRHKQRQG
- a CDS encoding response regulator, with translation MNILLFEDDFSWQRLLQIELEEEGHSVTVYGDGSVLRDPSFNIDKFDVVITDMEMPVDDGSVVIELVTTRDAELPILLHSFHYDGFFGGELWQLADISGKYPSVTYHEKQVGNTDYIYEFLEQVEQMYD
- the rpsM gene encoding 30S ribosomal protein S13; its protein translation is MRISGITIPDEKHLSYALTAVYGIGLSRAKDILDELSIEHTKKPTELTTDEENAIREKVEGFQIEGELKRQVSANIKRLKDIGSYRGSRHAKRLPARGQRTKTNARTLKGVKKTMGSGRRKLEKT